The following coding sequences lie in one Trueperaceae bacterium genomic window:
- a CDS encoding histidine phosphatase family protein, producing MRCEKMLELWLIRHGETDWNREGRVQGRSDNALNDLGRAQARALGARLAATAFDRVYASDLSRAVETARLVFPGRAPELDARLREMAGGVLEGKTVAEMSESELRVRALRGSGRVDVRPEGGESYEDVMVRVRDWLGELPGQGRVACVTHGGVIHTVLKVAFGHVAGAPGGPTILIANASVSVVRLGAWTVVERVNDHAHLEALTLAPR from the coding sequence ATGAGATGCGAGAAGATGCTGGAGCTGTGGCTGATACGCCACGGCGAGACCGACTGGAACCGCGAGGGGCGCGTGCAGGGGCGCAGCGACAACGCCCTCAACGACCTCGGCCGTGCGCAGGCGCGCGCCCTCGGTGCCAGGCTGGCCGCCACCGCTTTCGACCGCGTCTACGCCTCCGACCTGAGCCGCGCGGTCGAGACGGCCCGGCTCGTCTTCCCCGGTCGCGCGCCCGAGCTCGATGCCCGGCTACGTGAGATGGCCGGTGGGGTGCTCGAGGGCAAGACCGTGGCCGAGATGTCCGAGAGCGAGCTGCGCGTAAGGGCGCTCAGGGGCTCCGGGCGGGTCGACGTGCGGCCGGAAGGCGGCGAGTCGTACGAAGACGTGATGGTCCGCGTCCGCGACTGGCTGGGGGAGCTACCCGGGCAGGGTCGCGTGGCGTGCGTGACGCATGGCGGCGTCATCCACACGGTGCTCAAGGTCGCCTTCGGTCACGTGGCTGGCGCGCCGGGCGGGCCGACCATCTTGATAGCGAACGCCAGCGTCAGCGTGGTGCGGCTCGGTGCCTGGACAGTCGTCGAGCGGGTGAACGACCACGCTCATCTGGAGGCGCTCACGCTCGCCCCACGCTAG
- a CDS encoding ABC transporter permease, translating to MTAYIVRRLLGLVPVLIGVTLLIFFLTRIIPGDPAIAMLGERAAPNLIERLRADLGLDRPLFFNTAEYRETGKLGDLFDSQYFDYMGGMLRGDLGRSILTLVPITQSLLHRFPATLELTLAAMLLAVAIGIPAGTWAALRRGTLADTSVMLVAIAGVSFPVFWLGIILIYVFAVVLGWLPPSGRLSVSTSIQPITGMYVLDGLLAGNFKGALNAARHLVLPAIALGTIPLAIVVRMTRSAMLEVLGQDYVRTARAKGLAELTVVRKHSLRNALLPVITVIGLSFGSLLSGAILTETVFSWPGIGRWVYDGIAARDYPIIQGGVIFVATLFVFVNLLVDLSYTLIDPRIQYA from the coding sequence TTGACCGCGTATATCGTCCGCCGCCTGTTGGGTCTCGTCCCCGTGCTGATCGGGGTCACCCTGCTCATCTTCTTCCTGACGCGCATCATCCCCGGCGACCCGGCGATCGCCATGCTCGGGGAGCGCGCGGCCCCGAACCTCATCGAGCGGCTACGGGCCGATCTGGGGCTCGACCGACCGTTGTTCTTCAACACGGCCGAGTACCGCGAGACCGGCAAGCTCGGCGACCTCTTCGACTCGCAGTACTTCGACTACATGGGCGGCATGCTGCGCGGCGACCTGGGGCGCTCGATCCTCACCCTGGTGCCCATCACGCAGAGCCTCCTGCACCGCTTCCCCGCGACGCTGGAGCTCACGCTGGCGGCCATGCTCCTCGCCGTCGCCATCGGCATCCCCGCCGGCACGTGGGCGGCGCTGCGCCGGGGCACCCTCGCCGACACGAGCGTGATGCTGGTAGCCATCGCGGGCGTGTCGTTCCCCGTCTTCTGGCTCGGCATCATCCTCATCTACGTCTTCGCGGTCGTGCTCGGCTGGCTGCCGCCTTCCGGCCGGCTCTCCGTGTCGACCTCGATCCAGCCCATCACGGGCATGTACGTGCTCGACGGCCTGCTCGCCGGCAACTTCAAGGGCGCGCTGAACGCCGCCAGGCACCTGGTCCTGCCTGCGATAGCGCTCGGCACCATCCCGCTCGCCATCGTGGTGCGCATGACCCGCTCCGCGATGCTAGAGGTCCTCGGCCAGGACTACGTACGCACGGCCCGCGCCAAGGGCCTCGCCGAGCTGACGGTGGTACGCAAGCACAGCTTGCGCAACGCCCTGCTGCCCGTCATCACGGTCATCGGCCTGAGCTTCGGCTCGCTCCTGTCCGGCGCCATCCTGACGGAGACGGTCTTCAGTTGGCCCGGCATAGGACGGTGGGTCTACGACGGCATAGCTGCCCGCGACTACCCCATCATCCAGGGAGGCGTGATCTTCGTGGCCACCCTGTTCGTGTTCGTGAACCTGCTCGTCGACCTCTCCTACACGCTGATCGACCCGAGGATCCAGTACGCATGA
- a CDS encoding ABC transporter substrate-binding protein, with protein MKKAAFVAALFLVLGLAQAQTLVYGVSGFPTSLDAVDTTDGNSLVVSRQIAERLVDFAPGSTDLVPALATSWSANEDSTVWTFDLRQGVSFHDGTPFDAAAVKFNIDRLNHADDPAGNRADGKTFAMWDATFGGTIESGSNLIADVEVVDDHTVRMHLTQPAPFLPALWAAVYFQFGSPAAIQAAGVAYGTPGFGAVGTGPFKFVSWTEGERVVLERNDDYWGGPAGVESVVFRGIQEPTARLAELQAGTIDVAVLLTSDDLATVQADPNLVVQVASSELNVGYVAIHIDHAPLDNVLVRRAIMHAVDRDAIVDAFYEGLGVTAQDLLPPSLFGHGEPWPYEYNPERAKELLAEAGFPNGFDIEFWYMPVSRPYFLSPQPIAETIASYLADVGINVELKTEDWTTYGADYRAGKFAMYMIGWNADYADPDNFLLTFFGPSAVGRSGWADADVYAALAEARQIADPDERAALYAKVNDIIADQAMAMPVAHNRSLNATRANVHGWIPSPLGFSSVDLHGVTKTE; from the coding sequence ATGAAGAAAGCAGCATTCGTCGCGGCACTGTTCTTGGTACTCGGGTTGGCGCAGGCGCAGACGCTCGTGTACGGCGTCTCCGGCTTCCCAACGTCCCTCGACGCCGTCGACACCACGGACGGCAACTCGCTGGTCGTCAGCCGCCAGATCGCCGAGCGCCTCGTCGACTTCGCGCCCGGCTCCACCGACCTCGTGCCCGCCCTCGCCACCTCGTGGAGCGCCAACGAGGACAGCACGGTCTGGACGTTCGACCTCCGTCAGGGCGTGAGCTTCCACGACGGCACGCCGTTCGACGCCGCCGCCGTGAAGTTCAACATCGACCGCCTCAACCACGCCGACGACCCGGCCGGCAACCGCGCCGACGGGAAGACGTTCGCCATGTGGGACGCCACGTTCGGCGGCACCATCGAGAGCGGCTCCAACCTCATCGCCGACGTCGAGGTCGTCGACGACCACACGGTGCGCATGCACCTGACGCAACCCGCGCCGTTCCTGCCGGCCCTGTGGGCGGCCGTCTACTTCCAGTTCGGTAGCCCGGCGGCCATCCAGGCGGCCGGCGTCGCCTACGGCACCCCGGGCTTCGGCGCCGTCGGCACCGGCCCCTTCAAGTTCGTCTCGTGGACCGAGGGCGAACGCGTAGTGTTGGAGCGCAACGACGACTACTGGGGCGGCCCCGCCGGCGTCGAGAGCGTCGTGTTCCGCGGCATCCAGGAGCCGACCGCCCGCCTCGCCGAGCTGCAGGCCGGCACGATCGACGTCGCCGTGCTCCTCACGTCCGACGACCTCGCTACCGTGCAGGCCGACCCGAACCTCGTCGTCCAGGTCGCCAGCTCGGAGCTGAACGTCGGCTACGTCGCCATCCACATCGACCACGCTCCGCTCGACAACGTCCTCGTGCGCCGCGCCATCATGCACGCCGTCGACCGCGACGCCATCGTAGACGCGTTCTACGAGGGCCTCGGCGTGACCGCGCAGGACCTCCTGCCGCCTTCGCTCTTCGGTCACGGCGAGCCCTGGCCCTACGAGTACAACCCCGAGCGCGCCAAGGAGCTCCTGGCGGAGGCCGGTTTCCCGAACGGCTTCGACATCGAGTTCTGGTACATGCCGGTGAGCCGCCCCTACTTCCTGTCGCCGCAGCCCATCGCCGAGACCATCGCGTCCTACCTCGCGGACGTCGGGATCAACGTCGAGCTCAAGACCGAGGACTGGACGACCTACGGCGCCGACTACCGCGCGGGCAAGTTCGCCATGTACATGATCGGCTGGAACGCCGACTACGCGGACCCCGACAACTTCCTCCTCACGTTCTTCGGACCCTCGGCCGTCGGCCGCAGCGGCTGGGCGGACGCCGACGTCTACGCCGCCCTCGCGGAGGCTCGCCAGATCGCCGACCCCGACGAGCGCGCCGCCCTCTACGCCAAGGTGAACGACATCATCGCCGACCAGGCGATGGCGATGCCCGTCGCGCACAACCGCTCGCTCAACGCCACGCGGGCCAACGTCCACGGCTGGATCCCCAGCCCGCTCGGGTTCAGCTCCGTGGACCTTCACGGCGTCACGAAGACCGAGTAG
- a CDS encoding class I mannose-6-phosphate isomerase gives MVRERASGPARPFEPYPLLLRPHLYRRVWGGARLAEWYGGGPVQVPVSGPAGEPLGECWLVDAGNLVENGPYAGLTLGELARTHGAALVGSAPAERYGARVPLLAKFLDAASDLSVQVHPDDAYAARVEAASGHLGKAEAWLMLQCEPGASVLRGFVRDVTEAEARAALAEGTFVNLMHRVGVREGDVVVNPAGTVHAVGAGCFLFEIQQASDLTYRLYDYGRAGADGKHRELHVERALAVADLTGGPYAPGSAPPEPDRWRRAVELPEFVLDACRLTAGPPLLGATTERSLELIVLTGGSARLSAAGRTLALGRGAAVVLPASLGSYALEGDADVLRATVGEGG, from the coding sequence ATGGTCCGCGAGCGCGCCTCCGGCCCGGCGCGACCGTTCGAGCCGTACCCGCTGCTCCTGCGCCCGCACCTGTACCGGCGCGTCTGGGGCGGCGCGCGCCTCGCGGAGTGGTACGGCGGGGGGCCCGTCCAGGTCCCGGTGAGCGGGCCGGCCGGGGAACCGCTAGGGGAGTGCTGGCTCGTCGACGCCGGCAACCTGGTCGAGAACGGCCCGTACGCCGGCCTGACGCTCGGCGAACTGGCCCGCACGCACGGAGCGGCGCTGGTCGGGTCGGCCCCCGCCGAGCGTTACGGCGCCCGCGTGCCACTACTGGCCAAGTTCCTCGACGCGGCCTCCGACCTCTCCGTGCAAGTGCATCCGGACGACGCTTATGCCGCACGGGTCGAGGCCGCCAGCGGCCACCTCGGCAAGGCGGAGGCCTGGCTGATGCTCCAGTGCGAGCCCGGGGCGTCCGTGCTCCGCGGCTTCGTGCGCGACGTCACGGAGGCGGAGGCGCGCGCGGCGCTGGCGGAGGGCACTTTCGTGAACCTGATGCACCGCGTCGGCGTGCGCGAGGGCGACGTGGTCGTGAACCCCGCCGGCACCGTGCACGCGGTCGGCGCCGGGTGCTTCCTGTTCGAGATCCAGCAGGCGAGCGACCTGACGTACCGGCTCTACGACTACGGGCGAGCCGGGGCCGACGGCAAGCACCGCGAGCTGCACGTGGAGCGGGCCCTGGCCGTCGCGGACCTGACGGGCGGTCCTTACGCGCCTGGCAGCGCCCCGCCTGAGCCGGACCGCTGGCGGCGGGCGGTCGAGCTGCCGGAGTTCGTGCTCGACGCGTGCCGCCTGACGGCAGGCCCGCCGCTCCTGGGCGCCACGACGGAGCGCTCGCTCGAGCTCATCGTCCTGACGGGCGGCTCCGCGCGCCTGTCCGCCGCCGGTCGCACGCTGGCGCTTGGGCGCGGCGCGGCGGTCGTCTTGCCGGCAAGCCTAGGGAGCTACGCACTGGAAGGCGACGCCGACGTGCTGAGGGCGACCGTAGGGGAGGGGGGCTGA
- a CDS encoding ABC transporter permease, which yields MDAATTTQNGLEATSHKRGNDLVRRFFRHPTGVLGLAIVVFLVLISVLAPVLKPYDARRDRDLRARLSPPSAERWFGADELGRDNFTRVLHGGRISLRAGLIAVAFAVVIGTLLGLIAGYVGGWLDTVIVWLVDILLAFPGILLAIAIVATLGPNLTNALIAIAITQVPIYTRIVRSVVMQVRQSEYVQAVRALGSGGTRVVLKHVLPNSLAPLIVQLTLSIGTAILDVAALGFLGLGAQPPAPEWGLMIRDGFSQFLRAPWMSIFPGIAIFLAVVGFNLLGDAIRDILDPRLRNI from the coding sequence ATGGACGCCGCGACAACGACCCAGAACGGCCTCGAAGCGACGAGCCACAAGCGCGGCAACGACCTGGTACGGCGGTTCTTCCGCCACCCCACGGGCGTCCTCGGTCTCGCCATCGTCGTCTTCCTCGTCCTGATCTCGGTGCTGGCACCCGTGCTCAAGCCGTACGACGCCAGGCGCGACCGCGACCTGAGGGCGCGGCTCAGCCCGCCGAGCGCCGAGCGGTGGTTCGGCGCGGACGAACTCGGCCGTGACAACTTCACGCGCGTGCTGCACGGCGGCCGCATCAGCCTCCGGGCCGGCCTCATCGCCGTCGCCTTCGCGGTCGTCATAGGCACTCTCCTTGGGCTGATCGCGGGCTACGTCGGCGGCTGGCTCGACACCGTCATCGTGTGGCTGGTCGACATCCTCCTGGCGTTCCCCGGCATCCTGCTTGCCATCGCGATCGTGGCGACGCTCGGTCCTAACCTGACCAACGCGCTCATCGCGATCGCCATCACACAGGTGCCGATCTACACGCGGATCGTGCGCTCCGTCGTGATGCAGGTGCGCCAGTCGGAGTACGTGCAGGCCGTCAGGGCGCTCGGGTCGGGGGGCACCAGGGTCGTGCTGAAGCACGTACTGCCCAACTCGCTCGCCCCGCTCATAGTTCAACTCACTCTCTCCATCGGCACCGCCATCCTGGATGTCGCCGCACTCGGCTTCCTCGGCCTCGGCGCGCAGCCCCCGGCCCCGGAGTGGGGGCTGATGATCCGCGACGGCTTCTCGCAGTTCCTCAGGGCGCCCTGGATGTCGATCTTCCCAGGCATCGCCATCTTCCTGGCCGTGGTCGGCTTCAACTTGCTCGGCGACGCGATCCGCGACATCCTCGATCCGCGGTTGCGCAACATCTGA
- the lon gene encoding endopeptidase La, whose translation MDWELPVIALRSQVVLPRTLENVDVGRPKSKRALEEAQAGDNRVLLVVQRDSRIDDPNETDLYSVGTLAVVKQVIRLPNDTLQVLVEGRDRATIEEYVHGSALRARVSTITEVGVDRQNEKVLALVEQVKVAFGEYAQQNKNMRLDSFHLENLRAMKEPGSLADVVAKFATWDVADKQAALEEASAVKRLELVFGFLTRDLERFDTEKEISARVKQQMDSNQREYYLREKMKAIQKELGSGEESEGEELRAKVEAKNLPEHAKERALKEIDRLEKMAGGSPEATVVRTYVDTLLELPWSEIDEEHLDIGNSQRVLDEDHYALEEPKERILEFLAVRQLTRDVESADYKAPILCLVGPPGVGKTSLGKSIARSLGRKFVRMSLGGVRDEAEIRGHRRTYIGSLPGRIIQGMKTAGTINPVFLLDEVDKMTADFRGDPSSALLEVLDPEQNNTFADHYLEIPYDLSKVMFITTANSLSTIPRPLLDRMEVIQIPGYTLVEKLEIAKRYRVPRQLRDHGLAEHLAFDDGAIRRVVTEYTREAGVRNLDRLIAKAARKSAKEFLTTPWEGVRNVDSDAVRVLLGVPPYRDEQAEKQPQVGLAHGLAWTSVGGVTLDIETVAVSGKGVTTLTGQLGDVMKESAQAGIAFLRKHAEEYGIAPDFHEKRDLHVHVLEGATPKDGPSAGIAIASAVVSALTGRPLRGDVAMTGEITLRGRVLPIGGVKEKLLAAHQAGIGTVILPKDNEANLEEVPSVILEDLEVVPVSDFRQVLDIMLMPEEQAESAAAFVPPAADRSGAQPVTPG comes from the coding sequence ATGGATTGGGAACTGCCAGTTATCGCGCTTCGCAGCCAAGTCGTGCTGCCGCGCACGCTCGAGAACGTGGACGTCGGTCGGCCGAAGTCCAAGCGCGCCCTCGAAGAGGCGCAGGCGGGCGACAACCGCGTGCTGCTCGTCGTCCAGCGCGACTCGCGCATAGACGACCCGAACGAGACGGACCTCTACTCCGTCGGCACCCTCGCCGTGGTCAAGCAGGTCATCCGCCTCCCCAACGACACGCTCCAGGTACTCGTCGAAGGCCGCGACCGCGCGACCATCGAGGAGTACGTGCATGGCTCCGCGTTGCGGGCCCGCGTCTCCACCATCACGGAGGTGGGCGTCGACAGGCAGAACGAGAAGGTCCTCGCGCTCGTCGAGCAGGTCAAGGTCGCCTTCGGCGAGTACGCCCAGCAGAACAAGAACATGCGCCTCGACTCGTTCCACCTCGAGAACCTCCGCGCCATGAAGGAGCCCGGCTCGCTCGCTGACGTGGTGGCCAAGTTCGCCACGTGGGACGTGGCGGACAAACAGGCCGCACTCGAGGAGGCCTCCGCGGTCAAACGCCTCGAGCTCGTCTTCGGGTTCCTGACCCGTGACCTCGAACGGTTCGACACGGAGAAGGAGATCAGCGCCCGCGTCAAGCAGCAGATGGACTCGAACCAGCGCGAGTACTACCTGCGCGAGAAGATGAAGGCCATCCAGAAGGAGCTCGGCTCGGGCGAGGAGAGCGAGGGCGAGGAGCTGCGCGCGAAGGTGGAGGCCAAGAACCTGCCCGAGCACGCCAAGGAGCGGGCCCTCAAGGAGATCGACCGGCTCGAGAAGATGGCCGGCGGCTCGCCGGAAGCCACCGTGGTGCGCACGTACGTCGACACCCTCCTGGAGCTCCCGTGGAGTGAGATCGACGAGGAGCACCTGGACATCGGCAACAGCCAGAGGGTGCTCGACGAGGACCATTACGCGCTGGAGGAGCCCAAGGAGCGCATCCTCGAGTTCCTGGCCGTGCGGCAGCTCACGCGGGACGTCGAATCGGCCGACTACAAGGCCCCCATCCTCTGCCTCGTCGGACCGCCCGGGGTCGGCAAGACGAGCCTAGGGAAGTCCATCGCGCGCAGCCTCGGGCGCAAGTTCGTGCGCATGAGCCTTGGCGGCGTGCGCGACGAGGCCGAGATCAGGGGCCATCGCCGCACGTACATCGGCAGCCTCCCCGGTCGCATCATCCAGGGCATGAAGACGGCCGGGACGATCAACCCCGTCTTCCTGCTCGACGAGGTCGACAAGATGACGGCGGACTTCCGTGGCGACCCGTCGTCCGCCCTCCTCGAGGTCCTCGACCCCGAGCAGAACAACACGTTCGCCGACCACTACCTCGAGATTCCCTACGACCTCTCCAAGGTCATGTTCATCACGACGGCCAACAGCCTCTCGACCATCCCCCGGCCGCTCCTCGACCGCATGGAGGTCATCCAGATCCCCGGTTACACGCTCGTCGAGAAGCTGGAGATCGCCAAGCGTTACCGCGTGCCACGTCAACTCCGCGACCACGGTCTGGCCGAGCACTTAGCGTTCGACGACGGCGCCATCCGCCGGGTCGTCACCGAGTACACGCGCGAGGCCGGGGTGCGCAACCTCGACCGGCTCATCGCCAAGGCTGCACGCAAGTCCGCCAAGGAGTTCCTCACGACGCCCTGGGAGGGTGTGCGCAACGTCGACTCCGACGCTGTGCGCGTCCTACTCGGCGTGCCGCCCTACCGCGACGAGCAGGCCGAGAAGCAGCCGCAGGTCGGCCTGGCGCACGGGCTCGCCTGGACGTCCGTCGGCGGCGTTACGCTCGACATCGAGACCGTCGCCGTGTCCGGCAAGGGCGTGACGACCCTTACGGGCCAGCTGGGCGACGTCATGAAGGAGAGCGCTCAGGCCGGCATCGCGTTCCTACGCAAGCACGCCGAGGAGTACGGTATCGCCCCCGACTTCCACGAGAAGCGCGACCTGCACGTGCACGTGCTGGAGGGCGCCACGCCGAAGGACGGTCCGTCCGCCGGCATCGCCATCGCGAGCGCCGTGGTCAGCGCCCTGACCGGCCGGCCGCTGCGCGGCGACGTCGCGATGACGGGCGAGATCACGCTGCGCGGCCGCGTCCTGCCCATCGGCGGCGTGAAGGAGAAGCTCCTGGCCGCCCACCAGGCCGGCATCGGCACGGTCATCCTGCCCAAGGACAACGAGGCCAACCTGGAGGAGGTCCCCAGCGTCATCCTCGAGGACCTCGAGGTCGTGCCGGTTAGCGACTTCCGCCAGGTCCTCGACATCATGCTGATGCCGGAGGAGCAGGCGGAGAGCGCCGCGGCGTTCGTGCCGCCGGCCGCCGACCGCTCGGGCGCGCAGCCCGTCACCCCCGGCTGA
- a CDS encoding FAD-binding protein yields MTIADELSLLLGADRVDTTTAALTQHSRGESYAAGVMPEVVVYPRSADEVSRVLRFATERGVPITPVAANSSLEGHTVPVAGGISLDLGHLDRILESRPEDLLIVVQPAVTYPRVNDHVRRHGLFFPIDPGAHASIGGMVSTNASGTAAVRYGTTGDYVLALEVVTPTGEVMRLGNRARKSASGYDLCALFTGAEGTLGVITEVTLRLVGLPEAAAAARLPFPDAFSATSFVTRLIQAGVPVARCELIDPISIRAVNAYSGTAFPEEMTIFLEFHGNPAGIAAEVEIARELAADSGATAFEAATDAGERARLWEARHTMLFAANAAHPGLDSIITDVAVPISELPAAVASAMADCAEHGLDVHVVGHVGDGNFHLTLYVADAGERALAQGVVDRMTHRAIDAGGTATGEHGVGLRKLKYMEREHGKALGLMQAIKATLDPAGIMNPGKKLPGGAPR; encoded by the coding sequence ATGACCATCGCAGACGAACTCTCGCTCCTACTGGGCGCCGACCGCGTCGACACGACCACAGCCGCCTTGACCCAGCACTCGCGCGGCGAGTCCTATGCCGCGGGGGTCATGCCCGAAGTCGTCGTCTACCCGCGAAGCGCGGACGAGGTGAGCAGGGTGCTGCGCTTCGCGACCGAGCGGGGCGTGCCGATCACGCCGGTCGCTGCCAACTCGAGCCTGGAAGGCCACACTGTCCCCGTGGCCGGCGGCATATCCCTCGACCTCGGGCACCTCGACCGCATCCTCGAGTCGCGGCCCGAGGACCTCCTCATCGTCGTGCAGCCGGCAGTCACGTACCCCCGCGTCAACGACCACGTTCGTCGGCACGGCCTCTTCTTCCCGATCGACCCGGGCGCGCACGCGTCCATCGGCGGCATGGTCAGCACGAACGCGTCGGGCACGGCCGCCGTACGCTACGGGACTACCGGCGACTACGTGCTCGCGCTCGAGGTGGTGACGCCCACCGGCGAGGTCATGCGCCTCGGCAACCGCGCCAGGAAGTCCGCGAGCGGCTACGACCTCTGCGCGCTGTTCACGGGCGCGGAGGGCACCCTCGGGGTGATCACGGAGGTCACGCTGCGCCTCGTGGGCCTGCCCGAGGCCGCCGCGGCTGCCAGGCTCCCGTTCCCTGACGCCTTCAGCGCGACCTCGTTCGTGACCAGGCTCATCCAGGCCGGCGTGCCGGTGGCGCGCTGCGAGCTGATCGACCCGATCAGCATCAGGGCCGTCAACGCCTACTCCGGCACGGCTTTCCCGGAGGAGATGACCATCTTCCTAGAGTTCCACGGCAACCCGGCGGGCATAGCCGCCGAGGTGGAGATCGCCCGCGAGCTGGCCGCGGACTCCGGCGCGACCGCCTTCGAGGCGGCCACGGACGCCGGCGAGCGGGCGCGGCTGTGGGAAGCGCGCCACACCATGCTGTTCGCGGCCAACGCCGCGCACCCGGGGCTGGACAGCATCATCACCGACGTGGCGGTACCCATCTCCGAGCTGCCCGCCGCCGTGGCGAGCGCCATGGCCGACTGCGCCGAGCACGGCCTGGACGTGCATGTCGTCGGCCACGTCGGCGACGGGAACTTCCACTTGACGCTCTACGTCGCGGACGCCGGCGAGCGGGCGCTGGCACAGGGCGTGGTCGACCGCATGACGCACCGGGCCATCGACGCGGGCGGCACGGCCACGGGCGAACACGGCGTCGGCCTGCGCAAGCTGAAGTACATGGAGCGGGAGCACGGCAAGGCGCTCGGGCTCATGCAGGCCATCAAGGCGACGCTCGACCCGGCCGGCATCATGAACCCGGGCAAGAAGCTGCCAGGAGGGGCGCCTAGGTGA
- a CDS encoding inosine/xanthosine triphosphatase, whose translation MADTRPVAALAGTHEPPPESVLAVMRHVALGSTSPAKVRAVETALRCVHGRFVAVTHVEAPSGVPAQPLGDKETYAGALNRARGALALVPGAQLGVGIEAGVSGGEAERGAGGAQAGVGDAQAGPGGSGPARGGQYTSAWVVVTDRAGRLGTARSATFEVPAFLAERVSSGQELGTALDAAYGLERAKDGPGAAGVLTRGLVSRSDLYVQAVLLALTPWLAPEPRGV comes from the coding sequence ATGGCCGACACGCGGCCGGTCGCGGCGCTTGCGGGAACGCACGAGCCACCACCCGAGAGCGTGCTCGCGGTCATGCGCCACGTGGCCCTAGGGTCCACGAGCCCGGCGAAGGTCAGGGCGGTCGAGACGGCGTTGCGGTGCGTGCACGGGCGCTTCGTAGCGGTGACGCACGTCGAGGCGCCCTCCGGCGTGCCCGCGCAGCCGCTGGGCGACAAGGAGACGTACGCCGGAGCCCTCAACCGCGCTCGCGGCGCGTTGGCGCTCGTGCCGGGCGCGCAGCTGGGCGTCGGGATCGAGGCGGGCGTGAGCGGCGGCGAGGCCGAGCGTGGGGCGGGTGGCGCTCAGGCAGGGGTCGGCGACGCTCAGGCGGGCCCAGGCGGGAGCGGGCCGGCGCGCGGCGGGCAATACACGAGCGCCTGGGTCGTCGTCACGGACCGCGCCGGTCGGCTCGGCACGGCTCGCAGCGCGACGTTCGAGGTGCCGGCCTTCCTCGCGGAGCGCGTCTCGTCCGGTCAGGAGCTCGGCACGGCGCTCGACGCGGCCTACGGGCTCGAGCGGGCGAAAGATGGCCCCGGGGCAGCTGGCGTGCTCACCCGGGGCCTCGTGTCGCGGTCCGACCTGTACGTGCAGGCGGTGCTGCTGGCCCTGACGCCGTGGCTGGCGCCGGAGCCGCGCGGGGTGTAG